A stretch of the Teretinema zuelzerae genome encodes the following:
- the tnpB gene encoding IS66 family insertion sequence element accessory protein TnpB (TnpB, as the term is used for proteins encoded by IS66 family insertion elements, is considered an accessory protein, since TnpC, encoded by a neighboring gene, is a DDE family transposase.): MRKQINGLSALVQAERSSGPFDGSYYVFCGKTKKVIKVLYWDRTGFCLWLKRLEKDSFPWPQGESDLTEITRNQIRLLLRGIDIWKAHKEVQCSIAG, translated from the coding sequence ATGAGGAAACAGATTAACGGATTATCAGCACTTGTTCAGGCAGAACGTTCTTCAGGACCATTCGATGGCTCATATTATGTTTTCTGCGGCAAGACGAAGAAGGTTATTAAAGTCTTGTATTGGGATCGGACTGGTTTTTGCCTGTGGCTCAAACGTCTTGAAAAGGACAGCTTTCCCTGGCCGCAGGGAGAATCGGATCTGACAGAAATCACAAGAAACCAGATTCGATTGTTGCTACGCGGTATCGATATCTGGAAAGCTCACAAAGAAGTGCAGTGTTCCATCGCCGGGTAA
- a CDS encoding IS91 family transposase — MKNRILEQICSVALKRSFKLDAKQKRSLQNMRECKTTRYGGRVVQCTKCGTIATVYNSCNQRGCPICYKANQKRWEDKVLTSVLNVNHFHLVISIPQVFTGVWLRNKKDFMNAFFECVKRAINNISKYYGITPGCIAVFQTHGKGMSYKPHIHCVLSDGGLTGNGDWMPLGTISYTRITDVIKEYLVKELQRKHIQDIPEQKDINDREWNVYATYYQGNVQKIIGYLAHAAKGVVINLNQELVENEEKGTFSYIERHAGKETRIELDKELFVSRYMNHIPVPHTVTVRNYGLYSNQYSDKLEKLQKIFPMEIEMEEAECVDHCPICHAAMEIIMTLETYEEVPAHEILCKIKLPET; from the coding sequence ATGAAGAACCGTATACTCGAGCAGATATGCTCTGTTGCGCTTAAAAGATCCTTTAAGCTTGATGCGAAACAAAAACGCTCTCTTCAGAATATGAGGGAGTGTAAAACAACCCGGTATGGCGGCCGAGTTGTGCAATGCACAAAATGTGGAACAATCGCAACTGTATATAATTCCTGTAACCAACGTGGTTGTCCTATCTGTTATAAAGCGAACCAGAAAAGATGGGAGGATAAGGTATTAACATCTGTATTAAATGTTAATCACTTTCATTTAGTCATATCAATTCCACAGGTTTTCACTGGCGTGTGGCTCAGAAATAAGAAAGATTTCATGAACGCTTTTTTCGAATGTGTAAAGCGTGCAATAAATAACATATCGAAATATTATGGAATAACCCCTGGATGTATAGCGGTATTTCAAACACATGGAAAGGGGATGTCTTATAAACCGCATATACATTGCGTGTTATCTGATGGTGGACTGACTGGTAACGGTGACTGGATGCCGTTAGGAACGATATCATATACGCGAATTACTGATGTGATAAAAGAATATCTTGTTAAAGAATTACAGAGAAAACATATACAAGATATTCCTGAACAGAAGGATATTAATGATCGCGAATGGAATGTATACGCAACATATTATCAGGGAAATGTACAAAAGATAATAGGATATTTAGCACACGCCGCTAAGGGTGTAGTGATAAACCTTAATCAAGAATTGGTGGAAAACGAAGAGAAAGGAACATTTAGTTATATTGAACGTCATGCAGGGAAAGAGACGCGAATTGAGTTGGATAAGGAACTGTTTGTATCTCGATACATGAATCACATACCTGTCCCTCATACTGTAACAGTACGGAATTATGGATTATACTCAAACCAATACAGCGATAAGTTAGAAAAACTGCAGAAAATATTTCCGATGGAAATAGAGATGGAAGAAGCGGAATGTGTAGATCATTGTCCTATATGTCATGCGGCAATGGAAATCATTATGACCTTGGAAACGTATGAAGAAGTTCCTGCACATGAAATATTGTGTAAGATAAAGCTTCCTGAAACGTAA
- a CDS encoding class I SAM-dependent DNA methyltransferase, which produces MNTSYESGAEYYDLIMEKVYQKNPKKIFDFIQFILSKKSLIKIDKILDFGCGTGIDSLFFSKNMYSVTGYDVSEKMLKLAQKKVSNDEYKLKFTNDLNAEKYDCIFSYGAFGHILSNENIKNTLNTIYNSLNPGGVFILHQENILGIIKYIKNRKHIFKDNGFKYKVKLDYKVDLLKSYLIETQKIKILKGSKVINFIQENHIFRNWTYPEGMFFLENSGFKNIECYSSLNDRIELSGNEIGLIYCCIKEKLSNN; this is translated from the coding sequence GTGAATACAAGTTATGAATCTGGAGCTGAATATTATGATTTGATAATGGAAAAAGTATATCAAAAAAATCCCAAGAAGATTTTTGATTTTATACAATTTATTTTAAGTAAAAAATCTTTAATCAAAATAGATAAAATACTGGATTTTGGATGTGGGACTGGAATAGATTCATTATTTTTCTCAAAAAATATGTATTCTGTAACTGGATATGATGTATCAGAAAAAATGTTAAAATTAGCTCAAAAAAAAGTAAGCAATGATGAATATAAGCTAAAATTCACTAACGATTTAAATGCAGAAAAATATGATTGTATATTTTCATATGGAGCATTTGGGCATATTTTATCAAATGAAAATATTAAGAACACATTAAATACAATTTATAATTCATTAAATCCAGGAGGAGTATTTATTCTTCATCAGGAAAATATTTTAGGAATAATAAAATATATTAAAAATCGTAAACATATCTTCAAAGATAATGGATTCAAATATAAAGTAAAATTAGATTATAAAGTGGATTTATTAAAAAGTTATTTAATCGAAACTCAAAAAATAAAAATATTAAAAGGATCTAAAGTAATTAATTTTATTCAAGAAAACCACATATTTCGAAATTGGACATATCCTGAAGGTATGTTTTTTTTGGAAAATTCTGGTTTTAAGAATATAGAATGTTATTCATCGTTAAATGACCGCATTGAATTATCTGGAAATGAAATTGGTTTGATTTACTGTTGTATAAAGGAAAAATTATCTAACAACTAG
- a CDS encoding GNAT family N-acetyltransferase, with translation MTFSIRPFSEKDIPEMINIWNSIVEEGNAFPQEDCLSVETGLSFFKNQTLTAVAFNDNELVGLYILHPNNIGKCGHIANASYAVKNGHRGERIGEKLVIHSLQAAKDNKFRILQFNAVVATNQAALNLYKKIGFIQLGIIPEGFHLKGNKYLDIIPHYIQLK, from the coding sequence ATGACATTCAGTATTCGCCCATTTTCCGAGAAAGACATTCCTGAAATGATTAATATCTGGAATAGTATTGTAGAAGAGGGCAATGCTTTTCCCCAAGAAGACTGTCTATCAGTTGAGACCGGTTTATCTTTTTTTAAGAATCAAACATTAACTGCTGTGGCTTTTAATGATAATGAGCTTGTTGGACTGTATATATTACATCCAAACAATATTGGCAAATGTGGTCATATAGCAAATGCATCATACGCAGTAAAAAACGGACACCGTGGTGAACGAATTGGTGAAAAACTCGTTATTCATTCGTTACAGGCAGCAAAAGATAATAAGTTTCGCATCTTACAATTTAATGCTGTAGTTGCAACAAATCAGGCTGCGCTAAATCTATATAAAAAAATTGGATTTATACAACTTGGAATCATTCCAGAAGGTTTCCACCTAAAAGGGAATAAATATCTTGATATAATTCCACATTATATTCAACTGAAATAA
- a CDS encoding DMT family transporter — protein sequence MQIIAIIMGLAAGLLFGIATPLSKLTLSHLNSFQLAGLLYLGASIAFLPYMIINKSKKLVLLNTKGTKKHLIGIVLFGGLLGPLFLMVGLKSANSMSVSIWLNMELVATALLGVIIFKESLGRYTLLGIIFTLLSSIVICSQENSSGIISALFIILACICWGVDNHLTAIIDGTTPQATTFIKGLFGGTVNLMIGMFLSGNKIEIQYIGIGLLIGVFSYGISIFLYVTSAQNLGATRSQILFSSSTFWGIIAAYLFLREKFSFITIIAFILLFIGIIFSNKISHKHSHFHSRMVHIHMHTHDDDHHNHSHGENFDTHTKHSHIHEHDEITHEHSHYPDMHHRHEH from the coding sequence ATGCAAATTATCGCAATAATAATGGGTTTAGCAGCCGGCTTGCTTTTTGGAATTGCAACACCGTTAAGTAAATTAACTCTTTCACATCTTAATAGTTTCCAACTTGCAGGTTTATTATACCTTGGCGCAAGTATCGCTTTTTTGCCTTACATGATAATTAATAAATCAAAAAAACTAGTATTGTTAAATACAAAAGGCACAAAAAAACATCTTATAGGAATCGTCCTATTTGGTGGTTTGTTAGGTCCGTTATTTCTAATGGTTGGTTTGAAATCAGCAAACTCAATGTCAGTTTCAATTTGGCTCAATATGGAGTTAGTTGCGACTGCTCTGTTAGGAGTTATAATATTTAAAGAAAGCCTTGGTCGATATACATTACTTGGAATAATTTTTACGCTTTTATCAAGTATTGTTATATGCTCGCAAGAAAATTCCAGCGGAATCATTTCTGCTTTATTTATTATATTGGCATGTATTTGCTGGGGTGTTGATAATCATTTAACAGCAATTATCGATGGAACTACACCTCAAGCAACTACTTTCATAAAGGGTCTATTTGGTGGAACAGTAAATTTAATGATTGGAATGTTCTTATCCGGCAATAAAATTGAAATACAATATATTGGTATTGGTTTATTAATCGGCGTGTTCTCATATGGTATTAGTATTTTTCTATATGTAACTTCTGCACAGAATTTAGGAGCAACTAGAAGTCAAATATTATTTAGCTCATCAACATTTTGGGGAATAATTGCTGCGTATTTATTTCTTAGAGAGAAATTTAGCTTCATAACTATTATTGCATTTATACTGTTATTTATTGGAATCATTTTTAGTAATAAAATATCACATAAACATAGTCACTTTCATAGTAGAATGGTTCATATACACATGCATACTCACGACGATGATCATCATAATCATTCACATGGTGAAAACTTTGATACTCATACAAAACATTCGCATATACATGAGCATGATGAAATAACACATGAACATAGTCATTATCCTGATATGCATCATAGACATGAACATTAA
- a CDS encoding GNAT family N-acetyltransferase, giving the protein MVFLFRKKILNKSIEDVLYEKYTNENYTKKNLLLYEIGKRSGLSIAYNEKKVSNNCFNLTYLLVTDFCTSLRSAKTAPNKTQVKQMLVGRLRRRGKKLKEFMLTIKTADSTEINTLLSIYIEKVKWLRSMNKPLWDESQFTLEALNKKYENPVFYVGIINNEIIGGFILVEYDRLYWPEVTDNSTYFFYKFVISNKYCGKNYSDRILKWVKEYGREMNKKYIRLDYDGNRKPITEMYTRNGFNPVDTISNQHVSKLIKAEYLITGNN; this is encoded by the coding sequence TTGGTTTTTCTTTTTAGGAAAAAGATATTAAATAAAAGTATCGAAGATGTTCTATATGAAAAATATACTAATGAAAATTATACAAAGAAAAATCTTCTATTATATGAAATTGGGAAGCGTTCTGGCCTTTCTATTGCATATAACGAAAAAAAAGTTTCTAACAACTGCTTCAACCTGACTTATTTGCTTGTCACGGATTTTTGCACTTCGCTACGCTCGGCAAAAACCGCGCCAAACAAAACGCAGGTTAAGCAAATGTTAGTCGGACGCCTACGGCGCCGAGGAAAGAAATTAAAGGAATTTATGTTAACGATAAAAACAGCTGATTCTACTGAAATAAATACATTACTTTCTATCTATATTGAGAAAGTAAAATGGTTGCGATCAATGAATAAACCATTATGGGATGAATCTCAATTTACTCTTGAGGCATTGAATAAAAAATATGAGAATCCCGTTTTTTATGTAGGAATAATTAATAATGAAATTATTGGTGGTTTCATTTTAGTTGAGTATGATCGGTTGTATTGGCCAGAAGTAACTGATAATTCAACATATTTTTTTTACAAATTTGTTATCAGTAATAAGTATTGTGGTAAGAATTACTCTGATAGAATACTTAAGTGGGTAAAAGAATATGGACGAGAAATGAATAAAAAATACATACGATTAGATTATGATGGAAACAGAAAACCTATTACCGAGATGTATACACGAAACGGATTTAATCCAGTTGATACAATAAGCAATCAACATGTATCAAAATTAATTAAAGCAGAATATTTAATAACCGGTAATAATTGA